In a single window of the Metopolophium dirhodum isolate CAU chromosome 2, ASM1992520v1, whole genome shotgun sequence genome:
- the LOC132939013 gene encoding uncharacterized protein LOC132939013 → MDDEIIVTPTKKNPKGKFVSSSQKVMIINAYKMELKNNPKITIRECRIVLSKRLGIGQRTISNTISEYNTSKTVMSPNRKRCKKSFKDDFDDLHRNTVRRHVHSFWYNKTIPTLAKIYAVIKDDDSLPYVSETNLYRLLKTMDFEYTKRSRNSALVERDEIVVWRQHYLEDIKKYREEGRHMYYLDETWVNAGECTNKTWVDKTVKSCHDAFVRGLTTGPKNPTGKGKRLIILHIGSEDGFVPGGLLCFESKKNTNDYHDEMNGDTFFEWMQNILPKLKENCVIVMDNASYHSVKADKIPTTSTKKADIIKWLEEKGEVIDKPMVIPRLLEIVRRIKPMHDKYVIDELAKEHNRTILRLPPYHCELNPIELAWSSVKHHVKINNTSYKLPDVKNLLLEGIERVNSVMWKNFISHTEKIEKKFYEMDFIVDQMLSAEVEPVVINVSNSSFESESD, encoded by the exons ATGGATGACGAAATAATTGTtacaccaacaaaaaaaaatccaaaggGAAAG TTTGTTTCATCAAGTCAAAAAGTGATGATTATCAATGCGTACAAAATGGAGTTGAAAAACAATCCGAAAATCACTATTAGGGAATGTCGGATAGTTCTTTCCAAACGCCTAGGCATTGGGCAAAGAACAATTTCAAACACTATTAGTGAGTACAATACCTCAAAGACTGTGATGTCTCCAAACAGAAAACGATGTAAGAAATCGTTTAAAGACGATTTCGATGATTTACATCGTAACACTGTGCGTCGTCATGTACATTCTTTTTGGTACAACAAAACCATTCCTACATTGGCCAAAATATACGCAGTTATTAAGGACGACGATAGTTTACCGTATGTATCAGAAACCAATTTATATCGTCTTTTAAAAACCATGGATTTCGAATACACCAAACGAAGCCGCAATAGTGCTCTCGTCGAAAGAGACGAAATAGTTGTATGGCGTCAACATTACTTGGAGGATATAAAGAAATACCGGGAAGAAGGGAGACACATGTACTACCTGGACGAAACGTGGGTCAATGCAGGAGAATGTACCAACAAAACATGGGTAGACAAAACCGTCAAATCGTGCCATGATGCATTTGTTCGAGGCCTCACAACAGGGCCGAAAAATCCAACAGGGAAAGGCAAACGACTGATCATTCTACACATAGGGTCGGAAGACGGGTTTGTACCAGGTGGACTCCTATGTTTTGAgtcaaaaaaaaacacgaatgaTTATCATGACGAGATGAACGGTGACACATTTTTTGAATGgatgcaaaatatattaccaaAACTAAAAGAAAACTGTGTCATCGTTATGGATAACGCATCATACCATTCAGTAAAGGCAGACAAAATACCTACTACATCAACAAAAAAGGCGGACATAATTAAATGGTTGGAAGAAAAAGGTGAAGTTATCGACAAGCCTATGGTAATTCCTCGACTACTTGAAATAGTACGCAGAATTAAACCAATGCACGACAAATATGTAATTGACGAACTGGCCAAAGAACACAATCGCACCATCTTAAGACTCCCACCGTACCATTGTGAGTTAAATCCGATAGAGCTGGCTTGGTCATCAGTCAAACATCAcgtcaaaataaacaataccaGCTACAAATTACCTGATGTGAAAAACTTGTTGTTGGAAGGTATCGAACGGGTAAATTCCGTTATGTGGAAAAATTTCATAAGTCATAccgaaaaaatcgaaaaaaaattctacgaAATGGATTTCATCGTTGACCAAATGTTGTCTGCAGAAGTAGAACCTGTTGTCATCAATGTAAGTAATTCCTCTTTCGAGTCTGAGTCTgactaa